A genome region from Oryzias latipes chromosome 2, ASM223467v1 includes the following:
- the LOC101175223 gene encoding T-cell surface glycoprotein CD3 zeta chain isoform X1, with the protein MAFQTRLSGLLLLLAFGLPGASAETTMLTDPRLCYILDGFLGLYGLIITGMFIKEKFFRTKVKISDEMEFSDIRPITTHHRDPEQGRQRRKQQDDRIYTGLKGQDRDEYRELPVKERPRRNEQVYQDLNAASRDTYDALQMQALPAR; encoded by the exons ATGGCGTTCCAAACGAGGCTCTctggcctgctgctgctgctggccttcGGGCTCCCCGGGGCCTCGGCAG AGACCACAATGCTGACTGACCCCCGCCTCTGCTACATCTTAGACGGCTTTCTCGGCCTGTACGGCCTCATCATCACCGGCATGTTCATCAAGGAGAAG TTCTTCAGAACGAAAGTGAAGATCTCTGATGAAATGGAATTCAGC GACATCAGGCCTATCACTACTCACCATAGAGACCCTGAGCAAGGAAGA CAGAGACGGAAACAACAAGATGACCGTATATACACG GGCCTGAAGGGGCAAGATAGAGATGAGTACCGAGAACTTCCTGTGAAGGAG CGCCCAAGGAGAAATGAGCAGGTCTACCAGGACCTGAACGCAGCCAGCAGAGACACATATGATGCTCTGCAGATGCAGGCGCTTCCTGCCCGCTAA
- the LOC101175223 gene encoding T-cell surface glycoprotein CD3 zeta chain isoform X2, with translation MAFQTRLSGLLLLLAFGLPGASAETTMLTDPRLCYILDGFLGLYGLIITGMFIKEKFFRTKVKISDEMEFSDIRPITTHHRDPEQGRRRKQQDDRIYTGLKGQDRDEYRELPVKERPRRNEQVYQDLNAASRDTYDALQMQALPAR, from the exons ATGGCGTTCCAAACGAGGCTCTctggcctgctgctgctgctggccttcGGGCTCCCCGGGGCCTCGGCAG AGACCACAATGCTGACTGACCCCCGCCTCTGCTACATCTTAGACGGCTTTCTCGGCCTGTACGGCCTCATCATCACCGGCATGTTCATCAAGGAGAAG TTCTTCAGAACGAAAGTGAAGATCTCTGATGAAATGGAATTCAGC GACATCAGGCCTATCACTACTCACCATAGAGACCCTGAGCAAGGAAGA AGACGGAAACAACAAGATGACCGTATATACACG GGCCTGAAGGGGCAAGATAGAGATGAGTACCGAGAACTTCCTGTGAAGGAG CGCCCAAGGAGAAATGAGCAGGTCTACCAGGACCTGAACGCAGCCAGCAGAGACACATATGATGCTCTGCAGATGCAGGCGCTTCCTGCCCGCTAA
- the creg1 gene encoding protein CREG1: MSAPGRPALLLLVGMSWAAASFACSLQIPPHQEVARVARFIAHQCDWASMATISTHKPVMGQPFSNVFSVSDGPRGSSTGVPYLYLTSMEVSVQDLQVNPQASLSMSLAQTDYCKQLGFDPQSPLCAHIILSGSVIQVNGTEADYAQKALFSRPPEMMEWPKDHDWFFAKFNITQVWVLDYFGGIKMVSPEEYFQAAPHKKQN; the protein is encoded by the exons ATGTCCGCTCCAGGCCGACCGGCGCTGCTCCTCCTCGTGGGGATGTCCTGGGCCGCTGCGTCCTTCGCCTGCAGCCTTCAGATCCCTCCGCACCAGGAGGTAGCCCGGGTGGCCCGCTTCATTGCCCACCAGTGCGACTGGGCGTCCATGGCCACCATCTCCACTCACAAGCCGGTGATGGGACAGCCGTTCTCCAACGTGTTCTCCGTGAGCGACGGACCCCGTGGCAGCAGCACCGGGGTGCCTTACCTGTACCTGACCAGCATGGAGGTCTCCGTGCAGGACCTGCAG GTGAACCCGCAGGCGTCCCTGTCCATGTCCCTGGCTCAGACTGATTACTGCAAGCAGCTGGGCTTCGACCCTCAGAGTCCTCTCTGCGCTCACATCATCCTGTCTGGGTCAGTCATCCAG GTAAACGGGACCGAGGCAGACTATGCCCAGAAGGCTCTGTTCAGTCGACCCCCCGAGATGATGGAGTGGCCAAAGGACCACGACTGGTTTTTCGCCAAGTTCAACATCACACAG GTCTGGGTGCTGGATTACTTTGGTGGAATAAAGATGGTCTCTCCAGAGGAGTATTTCCAGGCGGCGCCTCACAAGAAGCAAAACTGA
- the LOC101163233 gene encoding histone-lysine N-methyltransferase SETDB2 isoform X2 — protein sequence MEDKNQPDPEELDRAKIFWAEKKDVDELFNDVFGYLEHLKTVLKSSTATEKEYLQALRLLEILDCSPSSCLQDQDSSVVQVVIGSGELLPADLPDPSPPFAPPEESSSCGRPPAGIEELLPPLVPVQLQYQPHQCCKACLPSLPRMPQPTLPFWGQNPLKVPLLCGFKRLMSQPGRGGSPSGEEEEEEEEEAACDVVYKAPCGQSLRSFEDVMLFLVATESYDLLQVDFFTFNPSVELDPPSVSDAQILIKDLSRGLEPTPVELCAPNVGSRPPEFRYRKDRWPHGCFLSQGPTLFSACCDCTDGCSDARSCACVAMTTRGRGYSYRRLLQPVESGLFECGPWCDCDRARCQNRLVQRGIRARLQVFQTEDRGWGVRCRDDLDRGTFVCIYAGVVLQKVLSPDELPPPKLTRADLPSDDEVEVVTEWRAPPVLEERRNLVDTPPPCPNVPVIQTPAEASAPPLDQVQTVVVGGPDLLSSSTGDRTQQMKIRVTTGGQAENRTKREHQRGVKRAAIMEGVCFVDASKEGNVSRFINHSCQPNLFIQNVFIDSHDPVFPVVAFFTRRAVKAGTELTWNYAAYTPGLPQQKQEVPCLCRSDKCQQWLLIDDDVSCLLYNNENTGMKTL from the exons ATGGAGGACAAGAATCAGCCGGATCCAGAAGAACTGG ATCGGGCTAAAATCTTCTGGGCCGAGAAGAAGGATGTGGATGAACTGTTCAACGATGTGTTTGGATACCTGGAGCACCTGAAGACCGTTTTGAAAAGTAGCACGGCAACAGAAAAAG AGTACCTTCAGGCCCTGAGGCTCCTGGAGATCCTGGACTGCTCCCCCTCCTCCTGTCTTCAGGACCAGGACTCCTCTGTGGTTCAGGTGGTGATCGGGTCGG GTGAGCTGCTGCCAGCAGACCTTCCTGATCCCAGCCCCCCCTTTGCTCCGCCTGAGGAGTCCAGCAGCTGTGGGCGTCCCCCTGCTGGCATAGAGGAGTTACTGCCTCCCCTGGTTCCCGTTCAACTGCAGTACCAGCCTCACCAATGCTGCAAG GCGTGTCTGCCCtcactacccagaatgcctcaGCCCACGCTGCCGTTCTGGGGCCAGAACCCACTCAAGGTGCCTTTGCTGTGCGGCTTCAAGAGGCTGATGTCGCAGCCCGGAAGGGGCGGGTCCCCGAGTggcgaggaggaggaagaggaggaggaggaggcggcctGTGACGTCGTTTACAAGGCGCCGTGTGGTCAAAGTCTGCGCAGCTTTGAAGACGTGATGCTCTTCCTGGTGGCGACGGAAAGCTACGACCTCCTGCAG GTCGACTTCTTCACCTTCAACCCCTCCGTTGAGTTGGACCCTCCCTCGGTATCGGACGCTCAGATCCTAATCAAGGACCTCAGCCGGGGTTTGGAGCCGACGCCGGTGGAGCTGTGCGCCCCAAACGTCGGCTCTCGGCCCCCCGAGTTCCGCTACAGGAAGGACCGCTGGCCGCACGGCTGCTTCCTGAGCCAAGGCCCGACGCTCTTCAGCGCCTGCTGTGACTGCACAGACGGCTGCAGCGATGCCCGGAGCTGTGCATGTGTCGCCATGACTACCAGGGGGCGGGGCTACAGCTACCGCCGTCTGCTACAGCCTGTGGAGTCGGG GCTGTTTGAGTGTGGACCGTGGTGCGACTGCGACCGCGCTCGTTGTCAGAACCGGCTGGTCCAAAGGGGCATCAGGGCGCGGCTGCAGGTCTTCCAGACGGAGGACCGGGGCTGGGGCGTCCGCTGCCGCGATGACCTGGACCGGGGCACCTTCGTGTGCATCTACGCAG GCGTGGTCCTGCAGAAGGTGCTGAGCCCTGATGAGCTGCCCCCGCCGAAGCTGACCAGAGCGGACCTCCCGTCCGACGATGAGGTGGAGGTCGTGACGGAATGGCGAGCCCCACCCGTCCTGGAGGAGCGCAGAAACCTAGTGGACACGCCTCCACCCTGCCCCAACGTCCCGGTGATCCAGACGCCTGCAGAGGCCTCCGCTCCACCCCTGGACCAG GTGCAGACGGTGGTGGTTGGAGGTCCAGACCTACTTTCTTCCTCCACAG GAGATCGCACACAGCAAATGAAGATCCGCGTGACGACGGGCGGTCAGGCTGAGAACAGAACAAAGAGGGAGCATCAGAGAGGTGTGAAGAGAGCCGCCATCATGGAGGGCGTTTGTTTTGTGGACGCCAGCAAGGAAGGAAACGTCAGCCGCTTCATTAAC CACAGCTGCCAGCCGAACCTGTTCATCCAGAACGTCTTCATCGACTCCCACGACCCCGTCTTCCCCGTTGTGGCCTTTTTCACCAGAAG GGCAGTAAAGGCTGGCACTGAGCTCACCTGGAACTACGCCGCCTACACACCTGGCCTCCCGCAgcagaaacaggaagtgccttGTCTGTGTCGCAGTGATAAGTGTCAACAATGGCTGCTCATTGACGATGACGTTTCCTGTTTGTTATACAACAACGAAAATACTGGAATGAAAACCCTGTGA
- the LOC101163233 gene encoding histone-lysine N-methyltransferase SETDB2 isoform X1 — MEDKNQPDPEELDRAKIFWAEKKDVDELFNDVFGYLEHLKTVLKSSTATEKEYLQALRLLEILDCSPSSCLQDQDSSVVQVVIGSGELLPADLPDPSPPFAPPEESSSCGRPPAGIEELLPPLVPVQLQYQPHQCCKACLPSLPRMPQPTLPFWGQNPLKVPLLCGFKRLMSQPGRGGSPSGEEEEEEEEEAACDVVYKAPCGQSLRSFEDVMLFLVATESYDLLQVDFFTFNPSVELDPPSVSDAQILIKDLSRGLEPTPVELCAPNVGSRPPEFRYRKDRWPHGCFLSQGPTLFSACCDCTDGCSDARSCACVAMTTRGRGYSYRRLLQPVESGLFECGPWCDCDRARCQNRLVQRGIRARLQVFQTEDRGWGVRCRDDLDRGTFVCIYAGVVLQKVLSPDELPPPKLTRADLPSDDEVEVVTEWRAPPVLEERRNLVDTPPPCPNVPVIQTPAEASAPPLDQQVQTVVVGGPDLLSSSTGDRTQQMKIRVTTGGQAENRTKREHQRGVKRAAIMEGVCFVDASKEGNVSRFINHSCQPNLFIQNVFIDSHDPVFPVVAFFTRRAVKAGTELTWNYAAYTPGLPQQKQEVPCLCRSDKCQQWLLIDDDVSCLLYNNENTGMKTL; from the exons ATGGAGGACAAGAATCAGCCGGATCCAGAAGAACTGG ATCGGGCTAAAATCTTCTGGGCCGAGAAGAAGGATGTGGATGAACTGTTCAACGATGTGTTTGGATACCTGGAGCACCTGAAGACCGTTTTGAAAAGTAGCACGGCAACAGAAAAAG AGTACCTTCAGGCCCTGAGGCTCCTGGAGATCCTGGACTGCTCCCCCTCCTCCTGTCTTCAGGACCAGGACTCCTCTGTGGTTCAGGTGGTGATCGGGTCGG GTGAGCTGCTGCCAGCAGACCTTCCTGATCCCAGCCCCCCCTTTGCTCCGCCTGAGGAGTCCAGCAGCTGTGGGCGTCCCCCTGCTGGCATAGAGGAGTTACTGCCTCCCCTGGTTCCCGTTCAACTGCAGTACCAGCCTCACCAATGCTGCAAG GCGTGTCTGCCCtcactacccagaatgcctcaGCCCACGCTGCCGTTCTGGGGCCAGAACCCACTCAAGGTGCCTTTGCTGTGCGGCTTCAAGAGGCTGATGTCGCAGCCCGGAAGGGGCGGGTCCCCGAGTggcgaggaggaggaagaggaggaggaggaggcggcctGTGACGTCGTTTACAAGGCGCCGTGTGGTCAAAGTCTGCGCAGCTTTGAAGACGTGATGCTCTTCCTGGTGGCGACGGAAAGCTACGACCTCCTGCAG GTCGACTTCTTCACCTTCAACCCCTCCGTTGAGTTGGACCCTCCCTCGGTATCGGACGCTCAGATCCTAATCAAGGACCTCAGCCGGGGTTTGGAGCCGACGCCGGTGGAGCTGTGCGCCCCAAACGTCGGCTCTCGGCCCCCCGAGTTCCGCTACAGGAAGGACCGCTGGCCGCACGGCTGCTTCCTGAGCCAAGGCCCGACGCTCTTCAGCGCCTGCTGTGACTGCACAGACGGCTGCAGCGATGCCCGGAGCTGTGCATGTGTCGCCATGACTACCAGGGGGCGGGGCTACAGCTACCGCCGTCTGCTACAGCCTGTGGAGTCGGG GCTGTTTGAGTGTGGACCGTGGTGCGACTGCGACCGCGCTCGTTGTCAGAACCGGCTGGTCCAAAGGGGCATCAGGGCGCGGCTGCAGGTCTTCCAGACGGAGGACCGGGGCTGGGGCGTCCGCTGCCGCGATGACCTGGACCGGGGCACCTTCGTGTGCATCTACGCAG GCGTGGTCCTGCAGAAGGTGCTGAGCCCTGATGAGCTGCCCCCGCCGAAGCTGACCAGAGCGGACCTCCCGTCCGACGATGAGGTGGAGGTCGTGACGGAATGGCGAGCCCCACCCGTCCTGGAGGAGCGCAGAAACCTAGTGGACACGCCTCCACCCTGCCCCAACGTCCCGGTGATCCAGACGCCTGCAGAGGCCTCCGCTCCACCCCTGGACCAG CAGGTGCAGACGGTGGTGGTTGGAGGTCCAGACCTACTTTCTTCCTCCACAG GAGATCGCACACAGCAAATGAAGATCCGCGTGACGACGGGCGGTCAGGCTGAGAACAGAACAAAGAGGGAGCATCAGAGAGGTGTGAAGAGAGCCGCCATCATGGAGGGCGTTTGTTTTGTGGACGCCAGCAAGGAAGGAAACGTCAGCCGCTTCATTAAC CACAGCTGCCAGCCGAACCTGTTCATCCAGAACGTCTTCATCGACTCCCACGACCCCGTCTTCCCCGTTGTGGCCTTTTTCACCAGAAG GGCAGTAAAGGCTGGCACTGAGCTCACCTGGAACTACGCCGCCTACACACCTGGCCTCCCGCAgcagaaacaggaagtgccttGTCTGTGTCGCAGTGATAAGTGTCAACAATGGCTGCTCATTGACGATGACGTTTCCTGTTTGTTATACAACAACGAAAATACTGGAATGAAAACCCTGTGA